One Punica granatum isolate Tunisia-2019 chromosome 3, ASM765513v2, whole genome shotgun sequence genomic window carries:
- the LOC116200350 gene encoding pectinesterase inhibitor 10-like: MVKFGFFALIALISVHLALSADPPKISPSPSPKLAADSTPTISPSKPMASPAPAPANAPHGSISSSPSLPPSDAALASSLSTSPSPPSQSPC; this comes from the coding sequence ATGGTGAAGTTCGGCTTCTTCGCTCTCATTGCTCTCATCTCTGTGCACCTCGCATTGTCTGCAGATCCGCCTAAGATCTCGCCCTCCCCTTCTCCCAAGCTCGCCGCCGACTCCACTCCCACCATCTCCCCTTCGAAGCCCATGGCTTCGCCGGCTCCGGCTCCTGCCAATGCGCCTCACGGCTCGATCTCATCCTCGCCATCGCTGCCTCCCTCGGATGCGGCTCTCGCCTCTTCCCTGTCCACATCCCCCTCCCCTCCATCTCAATCTCCGTGTTAA